A section of the Streptomyces xinghaiensis S187 genome encodes:
- a CDS encoding SDR family NAD(P)-dependent oxidoreductase, translating into MVLVTGASSGIGAAVARRMTATGDRRLLLNGRDRERLAGVAAASGGTALPGDLATAEGCRALARQALEAAGRVDVLVANAGVGYEGPFATMPAPALDEVIAVNLTAPLRLVHALLPAMVRRGSGHVVLVASVAGAVGVGGESVYSAAKGGLCVFADSLRHELRASGVSVSVVLPGVVDTPFFERRGAPYRRRVPRPVPAERVAEAVCRAVERRQREVFVPRWLRIPARLRGGAPALYHRMASRLA; encoded by the coding sequence GTGGTGCTGGTGACCGGCGCCTCCTCCGGCATCGGCGCGGCGGTGGCCCGGCGGATGACGGCCACCGGGGACCGGCGGCTGCTGCTGAACGGCCGGGACCGGGAGCGGCTGGCCGGGGTCGCGGCGGCCTCCGGGGGGACGGCCCTCCCCGGCGACCTGGCCACGGCCGAGGGCTGCCGCGCGCTGGCACGGCAGGCTCTCGAAGCGGCCGGGCGGGTGGACGTCCTGGTAGCGAACGCGGGCGTCGGCTACGAAGGCCCGTTCGCGACGATGCCCGCCCCGGCCCTGGACGAGGTGATCGCCGTCAACCTCACCGCCCCCCTGCGTCTCGTGCACGCCCTGCTGCCCGCGATGGTGCGGCGCGGCAGCGGCCACGTGGTGCTGGTGGCCTCCGTCGCGGGGGCTGTCGGGGTCGGCGGGGAGAGCGTGTACTCGGCGGCCAAGGGCGGCCTGTGCGTCTTCGCGGACAGCCTGCGCCACGAGCTGCGGGCGTCGGGGGTGTCCGTCTCGGTGGTACTGCCCGGTGTCGTCGACACCCCCTTCTTCGAGCGCCGGGGAGCCCCGTACCGGCGCCGGGTGCCGAGGCCGGTCCCCGCCGAGCGGGTGGCCGAAGCCGTCTGCCGGGCGGTCGAACGGCGGCAGCGGGAGGTCTTCGTCCCGCGCTGGCTGCGGATTCCGGCCCGGCTGCGGGGCGGAGCGCCGGCGCTCTACCACCGCATGGCCTCCCGGCTCGCCTGA
- a CDS encoding cobalt-precorrin-6A reductase, whose protein sequence is MRRHVLILGGTGEARRLAGELAADPGLRVTSSLAGRVARPRLPAGEVRVGGFGGPEGLARWLREHRVDALIDATHPFAGTISRNAARAAAETRVPLLALRRPGWTAGPGDDWHPAASLEEAAALLPALGERVFLTTGRMGLAAFADLTGLWFLVRSVDAPGPPLPPRTEVLLARGPFTVEGETELLRRYGIDVLVTKDSGAGATAAKLTAARRAGLPVVVVRRPEVPAGVPAVADVAGAVAWLRDRTG, encoded by the coding sequence ATGCGACGCCATGTGCTGATCCTCGGCGGTACCGGTGAGGCGAGGCGGCTCGCCGGGGAACTGGCCGCCGATCCGGGGCTGCGGGTCACCAGCTCGCTGGCCGGGCGGGTCGCACGGCCGCGGCTGCCCGCCGGCGAGGTCCGCGTCGGCGGATTCGGGGGCCCGGAGGGCCTGGCCCGGTGGCTCCGCGAGCACCGGGTGGACGCGCTCATCGACGCCACTCATCCTTTCGCCGGCACCATCAGCCGCAACGCGGCCCGGGCCGCCGCCGAGACCCGTGTTCCCCTGCTCGCCCTGCGCCGGCCCGGCTGGACGGCCGGACCGGGCGACGACTGGCACCCCGCCGCCTCCCTGGAGGAGGCCGCCGCGCTGCTCCCGGCCCTCGGGGAACGCGTGTTCCTGACGACCGGGCGGATGGGACTCGCCGCCTTCGCGGACCTCACCGGGCTGTGGTTCCTGGTGCGCTCCGTGGACGCCCCCGGACCGCCGCTCCCGCCCCGGACCGAAGTCCTGCTGGCGCGCGGGCCGTTCACGGTGGAGGGGGAGACGGAACTGCTGCGCCGGTACGGCATCGACGTGCTGGTGACCAAGGACAGCGGGGCCGGGGCCACCGCCGCCAAGCTGACGGCGGCCCGGCGGGCCGGGCTGCCGGTGGTCGTCGTGCGGCGTCCGGAGGTCCCGGCGGGGGTGCCGGCGGTGGCCGACGTGGCCGGAGCGGTCGCGTGGCTGCGGGACCGTACGGGGTGA
- a CDS encoding roadblock/LC7 domain-containing protein translates to MHQMKSPAGRDWMVADVASVSGVRHVVVLSTDGLLMARSEGTGRDSADRLAAACSGLQSLAKGLGREFGTGSKAVIQQMVEFDGGFLFMVAAGQGSYLAVVTDAAVDPQLIAQQMRIQVNRIGSHLSSPPRQGAVS, encoded by the coding sequence ATGCACCAGATGAAGAGCCCGGCCGGCCGCGACTGGATGGTGGCGGACGTCGCCTCCGTCTCCGGTGTCCGGCACGTCGTGGTGCTCAGCACCGACGGCCTGCTGATGGCCCGTTCCGAGGGGACCGGACGGGACAGCGCCGACCGGCTCGCGGCCGCCTGCTCCGGTCTGCAGTCCCTCGCCAAGGGCCTCGGGCGGGAGTTCGGCACCGGCAGCAAGGCCGTGATACAGCAAATGGTCGAATTCGACGGCGGCTTCCTCTTCATGGTCGCCGCCGGGCAGGGCTCGTATCTGGCCGTCGTCACCGACGCCGCGGTCGACCCGCAGCTGATCGCCCAGCAGATGCGCATCCAGGTCAACCGCATCGGCAGCCACCTGTCCAGCCCGCCGCGGCAAGGCGCCGTCTCATGA
- a CDS encoding ATP-binding protein, whose translation MVRPSIASSTFRRRFVRPAAMLLAAVAVTDPWALGGVGAGWAVACHVLTAALLVGLFERLQSALRACERETLAAREEAARHDTEWREFCAHQDARREETVRHLADVRLPAALAGEPVPVPQPAESHPGTAREYERVLAAATAAVRTVREREESLRLVVVALARRVQASSHRIQEEMAALEARHSAHPDVLEASMRGDHAAAQQARIAQSLAVLCGEWPGQQWQKPHALVDVVRAGASRIVSYQRVKVCGDQDIAAVATVVEPLVHVVAELLANATQCAPPTTHVEVTVRTVTRGAVIEIDDAGLGMDEYALEQAREIAAGRRLLGFADLGEIPQTGLAVVGRYAERHRLKVDLLPSPYGGVRAVVLVPGTLLQTLEPPAVPASRRPSAGETAHAGGGTVPAGATAVTGTVPVPPSAATGGPGLPQRRSSRHRAAVPPLSELTGTGKLPPPPPPPSPERAGAWMGALFAGSRAGTARTRAVETEDAAETAGTAEAAGTGPETPEPGPSAAPPGGPWQRVGASGPGAAPGLPGHGGTPGRDGRPHRDDDDAEGHLT comes from the coding sequence ATGGTTCGACCCTCGATCGCTTCCTCCACGTTCCGCCGCCGCTTCGTCCGCCCGGCCGCGATGCTCCTGGCCGCCGTCGCGGTCACGGACCCGTGGGCGCTGGGCGGGGTGGGCGCCGGCTGGGCCGTGGCCTGCCACGTCCTCACCGCGGCCCTGCTGGTCGGTCTCTTCGAGCGGCTGCAGAGCGCGCTGCGCGCCTGCGAGCGCGAGACGCTGGCCGCACGGGAGGAGGCCGCACGGCACGACACCGAGTGGCGTGAGTTCTGCGCCCACCAGGACGCCCGGCGGGAGGAAACGGTCCGGCATCTCGCCGACGTCCGGCTCCCGGCCGCCCTGGCGGGCGAACCGGTGCCGGTCCCGCAGCCCGCGGAGAGCCACCCGGGCACGGCCCGGGAGTACGAGCGGGTGCTGGCGGCCGCCACCGCCGCCGTGCGGACCGTCCGCGAGCGGGAGGAGTCGCTGCGCCTGGTCGTCGTGGCCCTCGCCCGCCGGGTGCAGGCGTCCTCGCACCGCATCCAGGAGGAGATGGCCGCCCTGGAGGCCCGCCACTCCGCCCACCCGGACGTCCTGGAGGCGAGCATGCGCGGCGACCACGCCGCCGCGCAGCAGGCCCGGATCGCGCAGAGTCTCGCGGTGCTGTGCGGCGAGTGGCCCGGGCAGCAGTGGCAGAAGCCGCACGCGCTGGTGGACGTGGTCCGCGCGGGGGCCTCCCGCATCGTGTCGTACCAGCGCGTCAAGGTCTGCGGCGACCAGGACATCGCGGCGGTGGCGACCGTCGTGGAGCCCCTGGTGCACGTCGTGGCGGAGCTCCTCGCCAACGCCACCCAGTGCGCGCCGCCGACCACCCACGTCGAGGTGACCGTCCGCACCGTGACCCGCGGCGCCGTCATCGAGATCGACGACGCCGGTCTCGGCATGGACGAGTACGCCCTCGAACAGGCGCGGGAGATCGCCGCCGGGCGCCGGCTGCTGGGCTTCGCCGACCTCGGCGAGATCCCGCAGACCGGGCTCGCGGTCGTCGGCCGGTACGCCGAGCGGCACCGGCTCAAGGTCGACCTGCTGCCCTCCCCGTACGGCGGGGTCCGCGCGGTGGTCCTGGTGCCGGGCACCCTGCTGCAGACCCTGGAGCCGCCCGCCGTGCCCGCCTCCCGGCGCCCCTCGGCCGGCGAGACCGCGCACGCCGGGGGCGGCACCGTGCCGGCCGGCGCGACGGCCGTCACCGGCACCGTCCCCGTACCGCCGTCCGCCGCCACGGGCGGTCCCGGACTGCCGCAGCGGCGCTCCAGCCGCCACCGCGCCGCCGTCCCGCCCCTCTCCGAGCTGACCGGTACCGGGAAGCTGCCCCCTCCCCCGCCGCCGCCCTCCCCCGAGCGGGCCGGGGCCTGGATGGGTGCCCTCTTCGCCGGCAGCCGCGCCGGCACCGCCCGGACACGGGCGGTGGAAACGGAGGACGCGGCGGAGACGGCCGGGACGGCGGAAGCGGCCGGGACCGGCCCGGAGACCCCGGAGCCGGGGCCGTCCGCCGCGCCCCCCGGAGGCCCGTGGCAGCGCGTGGGCGCCTCCGGCCCCGGCGCGGCCCCCGGCCTGCCGGGCCACGGCGGCACCCCCGGCCGCGACGGCCGCCCGCACCGCGACGACGACGACGCCGAAGGACACCTCACATGA
- a CDS encoding DUF742 domain-containing protein has product MTAPGEYLDTPLRPYVLTGGRARPSRNTVALDTLLVASAREQDLPVSASRQERALVRMCGRLLSLAEASAHLGLPVSTVTVLASDLVDSGHLTARTGIPPAARTDRDLLQEVLDGLRKLR; this is encoded by the coding sequence ATGACGGCCCCCGGGGAGTATCTGGACACCCCCCTGCGGCCCTATGTGCTCACCGGCGGACGGGCCCGCCCCAGCCGCAACACGGTCGCGCTCGACACCCTGCTCGTCGCCTCCGCGCGGGAACAGGACCTGCCCGTCTCCGCCAGCCGCCAGGAACGCGCCCTGGTGCGGATGTGCGGCCGCCTGCTGTCCCTGGCGGAGGCGTCGGCACACCTCGGGCTGCCGGTGAGCACCGTGACCGTCCTGGCCTCGGACCTCGTCGACTCGGGCCACCTCACCGCGCGCACCGGTATCCCCCCGGCCGCCCGCACGGACCGCGACCTGCTCCAGGAGGTGCTCGATGGTCTCCGCAAGCTCCGCTGA
- the cobM gene encoding precorrin-4 C(11)-methyltransferase, with amino-acid sequence MTVYFIGAGPGAADLITVRGQRLLESCAVCLYAGSLVPRELLAACPPDARLVDTARLNLDQITAELADAHRAGHDVARLHSGDPSVFSAVAEQMRRLEAAGVPYEMVPGVPAFAAAAAALGRELTVPAVGQTVILTRVAQQATPMPDGEDLATLGRSRALLVLHLAARYADRVVAELLPHYGADCPAAVVAMASRPDELVLRGPLGGIAGQVRAAGVTRTAVIVVGRALGAGQFPDSHLYSAERDRCGTAAPDGRAAPDGGSRPER; translated from the coding sequence ATGACGGTGTACTTCATCGGTGCCGGTCCCGGCGCCGCCGACCTGATCACCGTGCGCGGGCAGCGGCTGCTGGAGTCGTGCGCCGTCTGCCTGTACGCGGGCAGCCTGGTGCCGCGCGAACTGCTCGCCGCGTGCCCGCCGGACGCGCGGCTCGTGGACACGGCGCGGCTGAACCTGGACCAGATCACGGCGGAGCTGGCGGACGCGCACCGCGCGGGCCACGACGTGGCCCGGCTGCACTCCGGGGACCCCTCGGTGTTCAGCGCGGTCGCGGAGCAGATGCGGCGGCTGGAGGCGGCCGGCGTGCCGTACGAGATGGTGCCCGGCGTACCGGCGTTCGCCGCGGCGGCCGCGGCGCTGGGACGGGAGCTGACCGTGCCGGCCGTCGGCCAGACCGTGATCCTCACCCGCGTCGCCCAGCAGGCCACCCCGATGCCGGACGGCGAGGACCTGGCCACCCTGGGGCGCAGCCGCGCGCTGCTCGTACTGCACCTGGCCGCCCGCTACGCGGACCGGGTCGTCGCCGAACTGCTGCCGCACTACGGGGCCGACTGCCCCGCCGCGGTGGTGGCGATGGCGAGCCGCCCGGACGAACTGGTGCTCCGGGGCCCGCTCGGCGGTATCGCCGGCCAGGTCAGGGCGGCCGGGGTGACGCGCACCGCGGTCATCGTGGTCGGCCGCGCCCTGGGCGCCGGACAGTTCCCGGACAGCCATCTGTACTCGGCGGAGCGCGACCGGTGCGGCACGGCCGCCCCGGACGGTCGCGCGGCCCCGGACGGGGGGAGCCGGCCGGAACGGTGA
- a CDS encoding cobalt-precorrin-5B (C(1))-methyltransferase — MTTPDPPRATGSADSPGPPPGSPGGSAEAPGGRTAQLARTGLRPGWTTGACATAAATAAYTALLTGRFPDPVTITLPRGETPAFALATEELRPAEGRAAAGVVKDAGDDPDVTHGALVRATVRLLPPGSGVVFRAGPGVGTVTRPGLPLAVGEPAVNPVPRRMMGDHIAEVAARHGGSGDVEIELSVDHGEEIARSTWNPRLGILGGLSILGTTGIVVPYSCSAWIDSIRRGIDVARAAGRTHVAGCTGSTSERTAVAEHGLPEDALLDMGDFAGAVLKYLRRHPVPRLTIAGGFAKLSKLAAGHLDLHSGRSRVDKGFLADLARRGGADEELAAAVAGANTGLEALQRCAARGVPLGDLVAEAARGTALGVLRGEPVTVDVLCIDRAGRVVGRAAPAGPSGARAPED, encoded by the coding sequence ATGACCACGCCCGACCCGCCCCGCGCCACCGGCTCCGCGGACTCCCCCGGACCTCCCCCCGGGAGTCCGGGCGGGTCCGCCGAAGCCCCCGGCGGCCGCACCGCACAGCTCGCGCGGACCGGCCTGCGCCCCGGCTGGACCACCGGCGCCTGCGCGACCGCCGCCGCCACCGCGGCGTACACCGCGCTGCTCACCGGCCGCTTCCCGGACCCGGTGACCATCACCCTGCCCCGGGGCGAGACCCCGGCCTTCGCCCTGGCCACCGAGGAGCTGCGGCCCGCGGAGGGCCGGGCGGCGGCCGGGGTCGTGAAAGACGCGGGCGACGACCCGGACGTCACCCACGGCGCCCTGGTCCGCGCCACCGTGCGCCTGCTGCCGCCGGGCAGCGGTGTCGTGTTCCGGGCCGGTCCGGGCGTCGGCACGGTGACGCGCCCCGGTCTGCCGCTGGCCGTCGGGGAGCCGGCCGTCAACCCCGTGCCCCGCCGCATGATGGGCGACCACATCGCGGAGGTCGCGGCCCGCCACGGCGGCTCCGGTGACGTGGAGATCGAACTCTCCGTGGACCACGGCGAGGAGATCGCCCGCTCCACCTGGAACCCGCGGCTCGGCATCCTGGGCGGGCTGTCGATCCTGGGCACGACCGGCATCGTGGTGCCCTACTCGTGCTCCGCGTGGATCGACAGCATCCGGCGCGGCATCGACGTCGCGCGGGCGGCCGGGCGCACCCATGTGGCGGGCTGCACCGGTTCCACCTCCGAGCGGACCGCCGTCGCGGAGCACGGCCTGCCGGAGGACGCGCTGCTGGACATGGGCGACTTCGCGGGGGCCGTGCTCAAGTACCTGCGGCGCCACCCGGTTCCGCGCCTCACCATCGCGGGCGGTTTCGCCAAGCTGTCGAAGCTGGCCGCCGGCCATCTGGATCTGCACTCGGGCCGCTCCCGGGTCGACAAGGGCTTCCTCGCGGACCTCGCCCGCCGGGGCGGCGCGGACGAGGAACTGGCCGCCGCCGTGGCCGGGGCCAACACCGGCCTGGAGGCGCTCCAGCGCTGCGCGGCGCGCGGTGTCCCGCTGGGCGACCTGGTGGCGGAGGCCGCGCGCGGGACGGCGCTCGGGGTGCTGCGCGGCGAACCGGTCACCGTGGACGTGCTCTGTATCGACCGCGCGGGCAGGGTGGTCGGCCGCGCGGCGCCGGCGGGGCCGTCCGGCGCCCGCGCCCCGGAGGACTGA
- the cbiE gene encoding precorrin-6y C5,15-methyltransferase (decarboxylating) subunit CbiE, producing MSDDDAPCPGAGRAPDTVTVVGIGADGWDGLGRDAREALRRAGTVIGGPRQLALLPPGCTAERVPWPSPLRPAVPRLLAEHAGRRVAVLASGDPMFHGIGRTLAAAIGAERLRVLPHASSVSYACARLGWAAEETEVVSLVGRPAAALAAALHARRRLLVLSAGAGTPGEVAALLCDRGYGPSRMTVLEQLGGGARERRFEGTAAGWPHPPGDPLNVVAVECRPGPGGHRLSAVPGLPDEAYEHDGQLTKRRVRAATLAALAPAPGELLWDIGGGSGSIAVEWMRAGRGCRAVSVERDPVRAARIRRNAERLGVPALRVVTGAAPEALDGLADGPADGRGAGLGPPDAVFVGGGLTAPGLLEACWAALPAGGRLVANTVTLESEALLAEWYRRHGGELVRIAVSSAVPVGGFTGWRQAMPVTQWAVTKPGERGPRGAAAGGTAGAGAVTRADRTSAGRPPAGPASAERMPAGRPDRGEER from the coding sequence ATGAGCGACGACGACGCGCCGTGCCCCGGCGCGGGCCGCGCGCCGGACACCGTCACCGTGGTCGGCATCGGCGCCGACGGCTGGGACGGGCTCGGACGGGACGCCCGGGAGGCGCTGCGCCGTGCGGGGACCGTCATCGGCGGCCCCCGCCAGCTCGCCCTGCTGCCGCCCGGCTGCACGGCGGAACGGGTGCCCTGGCCGTCACCGCTGCGCCCCGCCGTGCCCCGGCTGCTCGCCGAGCACGCCGGGCGGCGGGTGGCCGTCCTGGCCAGCGGCGACCCGATGTTCCACGGCATCGGGCGGACCCTGGCCGCGGCCATCGGCGCGGAGCGGCTGCGGGTGCTGCCCCACGCCTCCTCGGTGTCGTACGCCTGTGCCCGGCTGGGCTGGGCGGCGGAGGAGACCGAGGTGGTCAGCCTGGTGGGCCGGCCCGCCGCCGCGCTGGCCGCCGCCCTGCACGCGCGCCGGCGGCTGCTCGTCCTGAGCGCGGGCGCCGGGACCCCGGGCGAGGTGGCGGCACTGCTGTGCGACCGCGGCTACGGGCCGAGCCGGATGACGGTGCTCGAACAGCTGGGCGGCGGCGCGCGGGAACGCCGGTTCGAGGGCACCGCCGCCGGCTGGCCGCATCCGCCCGGTGATCCGCTGAACGTCGTCGCCGTCGAGTGCCGGCCCGGGCCGGGCGGCCACCGGCTGTCCGCGGTCCCGGGGCTCCCGGACGAGGCGTACGAGCACGACGGGCAGCTCACCAAGCGCCGCGTGCGGGCGGCCACGCTGGCCGCACTCGCCCCGGCACCGGGCGAACTGCTGTGGGACATCGGCGGCGGCTCCGGCAGCATCGCGGTCGAGTGGATGCGCGCCGGACGAGGCTGCCGCGCGGTGAGCGTGGAGCGCGACCCCGTACGGGCCGCGCGCATCCGGCGGAACGCGGAGCGGCTCGGGGTGCCCGCGCTGCGGGTGGTCACCGGGGCCGCCCCGGAGGCCCTGGACGGACTCGCGGACGGGCCCGCGGACGGGCGGGGCGCCGGACTCGGGCCGCCCGACGCGGTGTTCGTCGGCGGCGGGCTCACCGCCCCCGGGCTGCTGGAGGCGTGCTGGGCGGCGCTGCCCGCCGGAGGACGGCTGGTCGCCAACACGGTGACGCTGGAGTCCGAGGCACTGCTGGCGGAGTGGTACCGCCGGCACGGCGGGGAGCTGGTACGGATCGCCGTCTCCAGTGCCGTACCGGTCGGCGGGTTCACCGGCTGGCGGCAGGCGATGCCGGTCACGCAGTGGGCGGTGACCAAGCCGGGGGAACGGGGGCCGAGGGGAGCAGCGGCCGGGGGAACAGCGGGCGCCGGCGCGGTGACGCGGGCGGACCGGACATCGGCAGGGCGGCCACCGGCGGGGCCGGCGTCCGCGGAGCGCATGCCGGCCGGAAGGCCGGACCGAGGAGAAGAACGATGA
- a CDS encoding precorrin-2 C(20)-methyltransferase: MSEQQERHTAAEAATGRLYGVGLGPGDPSLMTVRAVEVVAGADVVAYHSARHGRSIARSIAGRHLRPDHIEERLVYPVTTETTDHPGGYRGALEEFYEEAAARLAAHLDAGRSVALLAEGDPLFYGSYMHMHKRLAHRYPTEVVPGVTSVSAAAARLGTPLVEGEEVLTVLPGTLPEEELTARLAAADAAVVMKLGRTFPAVRRALERSGRLAGARYVERATMAAERTAPLAEVDPGSVPYFSMAVLPSRAGAPHGGPAPGGPAATTDAAVTAGTAPAAARPEPPAAEPPAGEVVVVGLGPAGPLWLTPEARGALAAAEDLVGYTTYLGRVPVRPGQRRHASDNKVESERAEFALDLARKGHQVAVVSSGDPGVFAMATAVLEVASADPYREVPVRVLPGMTAAHAAAARAGAPLGHDYAVVSLSDRLKPWEVIAGRLRAAAAADLVLALYNPGSRSRVHQVGKARELLLEHRAPHTPVVVARDVGGPEESVRIVRLAELDPDEVDMRTILLVGSTQTRAVTRGDGRQIVWTPRRYPDR, translated from the coding sequence ATGAGCGAGCAGCAGGAGCGGCACACGGCAGCGGAGGCGGCCACGGGCCGGCTCTACGGGGTGGGCCTCGGCCCGGGCGATCCGTCCCTCATGACCGTACGGGCCGTGGAGGTCGTCGCCGGGGCGGACGTCGTGGCGTACCACAGCGCCCGGCACGGCCGGAGCATCGCCCGCTCCATCGCCGGGCGCCATCTGCGTCCGGACCACATCGAGGAGCGGCTGGTCTACCCGGTCACCACGGAGACCACCGACCATCCCGGCGGCTACCGGGGCGCCCTGGAGGAGTTCTACGAGGAGGCCGCCGCCCGGCTCGCCGCCCATCTGGACGCGGGGCGTTCGGTGGCGCTGCTCGCCGAGGGCGATCCGCTCTTCTACGGCTCGTACATGCACATGCACAAGCGGCTCGCGCACCGCTACCCGACCGAGGTCGTCCCCGGCGTCACCTCGGTGAGCGCCGCCGCGGCGCGGCTCGGCACCCCGCTGGTGGAGGGCGAGGAGGTGCTGACGGTCCTCCCCGGCACCCTGCCGGAGGAGGAGCTGACGGCCCGGCTGGCCGCCGCCGACGCGGCCGTCGTCATGAAGCTCGGCCGGACGTTCCCCGCCGTGCGGCGCGCGCTGGAGCGGTCGGGACGACTGGCCGGGGCACGGTACGTGGAGCGGGCCACGATGGCCGCGGAGCGCACGGCGCCGCTGGCGGAGGTGGACCCCGGCTCGGTGCCGTACTTCTCGATGGCGGTCCTGCCCAGCCGCGCCGGCGCACCGCACGGGGGCCCGGCACCCGGCGGCCCGGCGGCGACGACGGACGCGGCCGTCACGGCGGGCACGGCCCCGGCCGCCGCCCGCCCGGAACCCCCGGCCGCCGAGCCGCCCGCCGGCGAGGTCGTCGTGGTCGGGCTCGGCCCGGCCGGGCCGCTGTGGCTGACGCCGGAGGCGCGCGGTGCCCTGGCCGCCGCCGAGGACCTGGTGGGCTACACCACCTATCTCGGCCGGGTGCCGGTGCGGCCCGGGCAGCGGCGCCACGCCTCCGACAACAAGGTGGAGTCCGAACGGGCCGAGTTCGCCCTCGACCTGGCGCGCAAGGGCCACCAGGTCGCCGTGGTCTCCTCCGGGGACCCGGGGGTGTTCGCGATGGCGACCGCCGTCCTGGAGGTGGCCTCGGCGGACCCGTACCGCGAGGTACCCGTCCGGGTGCTGCCCGGGATGACGGCGGCGCACGCGGCCGCCGCCCGCGCGGGCGCGCCCCTCGGCCACGACTACGCGGTGGTGTCGCTCTCCGACCGGCTGAAGCCCTGGGAGGTGATCGCCGGGCGGCTGCGGGCCGCGGCGGCCGCCGACCTGGTGCTGGCCCTCTACAACCCGGGCTCGCGCAGCCGCGTCCACCAGGTGGGCAAGGCCCGCGAACTGCTGCTGGAGCACCGGGCCCCGCACACGCCGGTCGTGGTGGCACGGGATGTGGGCGGCCCGGAGGAGAGCGTCCGGATCGTACGGCTGGCCGAACTCGACCCGGACGAGGTCGACATGCGCACCATCCTGCTGGTCGGCTCGACGCAGACCCGCGCGGTCACCCGCGGTGACGGCCGGCAGATCGTCTGGACCCCCCGCAGGTACCCGGACCGGTGA
- a CDS encoding GTP-binding protein — protein sequence MVSASSADPRLAAGRTLPPDGRYLPDTVERAVKLLVVGAFGVGKTTLIGSVSEITPLRTEEVMTEESAGVDDLAGLAGKTTTTVAMDFGRITLNPGLVLYLFGTPGQRRFWDLWEGLAEGALGVLVMVDIRRLEDSFEVLEQLEVRGLPFAVAVNHFPDTPRHHTVDDLRRALDLLDETPVVMCDARRRRASRDALITLVEYVSATAAQEVPR from the coding sequence ATGGTCTCCGCAAGCTCCGCTGACCCCCGCCTGGCCGCGGGACGCACCCTCCCGCCCGACGGGCGGTATCTGCCCGACACCGTGGAACGGGCGGTGAAGCTCCTGGTCGTCGGCGCGTTCGGGGTCGGCAAGACGACCCTGATCGGCTCGGTCAGCGAGATCACACCGCTGCGCACCGAGGAGGTCATGACGGAGGAGAGCGCCGGCGTCGACGACCTCGCCGGCCTGGCCGGCAAGACCACCACGACCGTGGCGATGGACTTCGGCCGCATCACCCTCAACCCCGGCCTCGTGCTCTACCTCTTCGGCACCCCCGGCCAGCGGAGGTTCTGGGATCTGTGGGAGGGGCTGGCCGAGGGGGCGCTGGGGGTGCTGGTGATGGTCGACATCCGACGTCTGGAGGACAGCTTCGAGGTGCTGGAGCAACTGGAGGTGCGCGGCCTGCCGTTCGCCGTGGCGGTCAATCACTTCCCCGACACCCCGCGCCACCACACCGTGGACGATCTGCGCCGCGCCCTCGACCTGCTGGACGAGACCCCCGTGGTGATGTGCGACGCCCGCCGGCGCCGCGCCTCCCGCGACGCCCTGATCACGCTCGTGGAGTACGTCTCCGCCACCGCCGCACAGGAGGTGCCCCGATGA